GGTTGCCGGTGCCATCGAGCAGTTGCACGGCCGCGATCTGGGCGCGTCGCGAACCGCTGTTGTCGACGCGCAGTACCCAGTGCCCGTTGTCATGCATCAGATGCCACGACAGCGCCGGGACGCCGGCTGTGCCGGCAGGTTCGACGAACACCGGGACCGAATAGCGCAAACGGATAGTCACGCCGTTGGCGACGGGCTCGTCCGGTGCCGGCAATTCGTCGATCAGCAGTCGGTAGCTTTGTTCACCAGAGGGCGGCGCCGGAATCGCACGCACCAGCCGGATCAGCTGGTCGCTATGCGCCGGAATCTGGATGAGCGGCGGACTGGCCGCGAGGTCTGTGGTTGGCGTGAGCACGTCGTCGCCGTTCGCCTGGTCCCAGCGGAACACACGCACCTGACCATACAGCGGCGTGTCGCCAGGATTGCGCAGCGTGATGCCCGATGCGTTTTCGCCTGGCGAGAGATCCACGGTGACCGGCGAGATCTGCAAGGTAGACGCGCTCGCCACCACTGCGAACGACAGCAGCAGTGAGCCGGCGATGAGTCCTTGCGCACCTGGCGCGCCGCGGCCCGTCAAAAGTAGACCGTCGCAGTGACTGTGGTCTGGTACGTGTCCGGCTTCGGCGTGGATTGCGCGGGCACCTGGCCATACACGGCGATCGATTGCGCAGCCCCTGTGCCCGTGCCCGCCACGGTATTGGTGCCTTGCGTGTTGCCCCACACCGTGGTGTGTCCGGAGTCCTGGTACAACTGGAAGCCGACCGTGGTAGCCGTATTGCCCGTGGCGGTGCCAGCCATCAGCCGGCTTGTGACGGATGAGCCGGTGACGGTGCCGGCATCGAGCCCGACGTTATACGGTGTCGTGTTCGTACAGGTGACAGCTACGTTGGTCTGCTGGTTGATGGCAGTGGCCAGCACACCATTCGTGCCGAAGTTCAGCGGGCTGGCTGCAATGGAGCAATTCGCCTGCAACGTGAGAGAAACCGTGAGCGTCGCGGTTGCCGTTCCATTCGAATAAGTCGCGGCATCCGCGATCGGTAAGCTTGCCCCAAACATGAGTGCAACAGCAGTCGCGACAGTCAATATTTGCCGTTTCATCGATCAACCCTCTTCGCTCCCGGTCGAATGAACTCGGGTAATGACGCCGCCCCGAATCGTCTTGTGTGTGAAAGTCTAGTTCGCAAAAGAGGACATTTTCAAATGCGCGAGCGGCAATCTAACAAAGTGTTACATCTAGTCGCACTCAATATGCTCTGCGCATTGGGGCCATGAGGTGTGACTATTCAGCTCGATCATTCTGGTGTACTTCTCAATCCGGATTGCCTTCGTGAAGTGCAAGTCAGAACGACAGAAGCCACCGGTTAGACGATGCAAGTAGAATCGAGCCTTATCGAATCAACCTGCCGGCACGCGCCACGCTCGCCTCATCACAGTGACCACGACCCTCGACCAACTGCTCGCCGGACAACTGGCCGGTACGCAGCGCCTGACATTAGCCTGCGGACTCCGCGAATTTCCGCGCGAGATTTTCGATCTGGCGGACACGCTGGAAATCCTCGACCTCTCCGGCAACGCGCTCTCGTCGCTACCGCACGACTTGCCGCGTCTGCATAAACTGCGCATCCTGTTCTGCTCCAACAACCGCTTCACCGAGTTGCCTGAAGTCCTCGGCCAGTGCGAGCAGTTGAGCATGGTGGGCTTCAAGGCGAACCGGATTCGCACGGTGTCGGGGCAATCGCTGCCGCGTGCGCTTCGCTGGCTCATCCTGACCGATAACGAAGTCGAGGCGCTACCGCCCGAAATCGGCCATTGCACACATCTCCAGAAACTGATGCTGGCGGGCAACCGCCTGCAGTCGTTGCCCTCGCAACTGTCTGCGTGCTCCCGCCTTGAACTGATCCGGCTTGCAGCGAATCGGCTAACGGAGCTCCCTGCATGGTTGCTCGCGCTGCCGCGGCTTTCATGGCTTGCTTATGCGGGCAATCCATTTACTGCGTTGCTGGAAGCTGCTGCACTGAACGAAACACCCATCGCGGATATGCATTGGGATGCTTTGGAACTGCATCATCGGCTCGGAGAAGGCGCCTCGGGTGTCATCCATCGTGCCGCGCATCGGATTCCTAATGAAGATGATCGCCATGTCGCCGTGAAACTCTTCAAAGGCGACGTGACAAGCGACGGCTTGCCGTACAGCGAGATGGCCGCCTGCATCAACGCGGGCACCCATCCCAACCTGATTCCGGTGCTCGGCAAAGTGAAGGATCACCCTGCCGACAGCCATGGTCTGGTGATGGAGCTGATCGATCCGCAATTCACCAACCTGGCCGGGCCGCCCAGCCTCGATTCGTGCACCCGTGACATCTACAGCGAAGACACGCGCTTCGATCTCGCCTCGGCACTGCGCATCGCACGCGGCATCGCATCGGCTGCCGGTCATTTGCATCAGCAAGGCATCATGCACGGCGACCTGTATGCCCACAATATTCTTCATTGCGGCGCGGGGCGTGCACTGCTGGGCGATTTCGGCGCGGCGTCGTTCTACGCGGTGGATGATCCGACGCTAGCGCCGTTGCTTCAACGCATCGAAGTACGGGCGTTCGGTTGCCTGCTCGAAGAGTTGATCGCGCGCTGCGATGAAGCTGGAGCTGGGTCTACTTCGGCTTCGGCGTCGGCTTCCGCCACGTTAGCCACATTGGCGCAACTCAAGGCCGCGTGCTTAAGCGAGACGGTTGCGAGTCGCCCATCCTTCGTGGAGATCGTCGATACGCTATCCACGTTGAGTGGTCCGCGGCAAGATTCCTGCAGTGTGCGACCGGTCCCTTGATCGATCCCGCACTAAGCCCGCACCACCACATCGCTGCGGAAGTGTCCATGTTCCCGTTCCATAGTCTCAGTAGCGAGTTCGAGAAACGCCTGCACGACCGGATTGACATGCTGAAGTTGCGGACACACCGTAAAGCCGCGGAATAACACATCCGGTGAAAACGGCCGGAACACGATCCGCTCTGGATTCGTATCGAGCGTGGCGAGCGGATTCACCAAACCGATCCCGAGTCCGCGCGACACCATGGCGCAAATCGTCGCCCCATACGGCGTTTCGATTGTGGGCACCTGGTTCACCTCCGCCTGGCGCAGCACACGATCGAGGGCCGAACGCGTGTCGTCCGCATACGAGGGCAAGATGAGGTGCTGATCCTTCAGATCGCGGGCGTGAATGTGTTTTTTGGCCGTAAGCGGATGCCCCGCCGGCAACGCGCACACACCGGGCAAGCGGTATAGCTCGGCGCTCGTCACACCGAACGCATCGGGCGTGGCGGTGGAGAAACCGATATCGCAATAGGCCGACGACGCCCAGCGCTGAATCGTCCCTTCACTGCGCATTTCCAGCGACACCGCAATGCGTGGATACGCCGCCAGAAAACGCTCGATCACGGTCGGTACAAACGACAGCGCCAGCACAGGCGCCGCCACCAATCGCAAGCGTCCCGTGCCGAACTGACGAATCTCACGCGCGGAATGCACGAGCTTTTCCAGCCCTACAAAGCTTCGATCGACCTCGCGATAAAACGCGCTGCCCGCGTCCGTGGCCTGGATGCGGCCGCCGTTACGCGTGAACAACGCGAGCCCTGTCGATTGCTCCAGCTCCGCGATCAAGCGGCTGATGCTCGGCTGCGACGTGCCCAACTCCTCGGCCGCCGCCGTCATCGAGCCGCGCAGCATCACCAGCCTGAACGCCTCTATCTGTCGCTGATTCATCAGATGAATCCCATCCGTTTAGCCTCGCCTCTCGTCAGCATGCCATATCAAAAATGAATAGAAGACGTTTTTGGCCGTATTTGACCGGATAGGCGGCGCAAACCTAGACTGGCTCTCATCCTGCAACGTTAAAGAAGCCATGCGACCCGACGCCCTGCTGTTCCACGACGATTTCCGGCTTGCGCCCTACTGGTGGGATGCGGCGCCGCCCGAGACGTCGCGCGATCCGGTGCCGGAGCGCGTCGATCTGGCGATCGTCGGTAGCGGTTACTGCGGCCTGTCCGCGGCCGCGGAAGCTGCCCGCCAGGGCGCGAGCGTCGCGGTACTCGACGCGGCCGAGATCGGCGCGGGCGGCAGTACGCGCAGCGGCGGAATGGTATCGAGCGGACAGAAATTGGCCCTGACTAACGCGATTCGCGGCGTTTCATCCGATCGCTTAGGCCGCCTGATGCGTGAGTCGATGGCGAGCTTCGAGTATCTGCAGCGCCTGATCGCCGACGAAGCGCTCGACGCCGATCTGCAGATTACCGGCCGCTTCTTCGGTGCCTTCACGCAGGGCCATTTCGAACATCTGCGCAAGCAAGGCGAATTGCTGCACGATAAAACCGGCGTCACGGTGCATCTGATTACCCGTGCCGAGCAACGCTCGATCATCGGTTCGGACTACTACTATGGCGGCATCCTCGTCGACGAATACGGCGGCCTGCATACGGCCAAATATCATCGCGCCCTGCGCGGCCTGGCCCGGCGCCGCGGCGCGAGCCTGCATTCGCACGCCGCCGTCGAGCGCATCGAGCGGCATGGCGCGCATTTCCGTGTTCAGACCGCTCGCGGCCCGATCGAAGCGAAGCACGTGCTGGTCGCCACCAACGGCTACACAGGACCGCTCCTGCCGTTCTTCTCGCGACGCGTCTTGCCTGTGGCCAGCTACCAGATCGCCACCGAAGCACTGCCTGCCGGACTGATGTCCGCCCTCAATCCTGGCCGCCGGATGATCAGCGATTCCAAGCGCAATCTGTTCTACACGCGGCCCTCGCCGGACGGCACCCGCATGATTTTCGGCTCGCGGCCCGCCATCCGCGAAGTGGACGAGCGCGAGGCCGCGCGGATTCTGTACGCGAAGATGATCCAGCTCTGGCCGGCATTGCGCGACGTGCGCATCACCCATGCATGGAAGGGCTATGTTGCGATGACCGGCGACAAGCTCGCGCATATCGGCGAACACAACGGCATTCACTACGCGCTCGGTTGCAACGGCAACGGCGTGGCGTTGATGAGCTATCTGGGCCAGCGCGTGGCGCAACACCTGCTAGGGCTCGATGCCGCGCCGGGCGCGTTCGGCGAAGGCACATTCCCGATCAGCGTTGCGGGCATGGCGAGCCATTGGGCCGTGCCGGTCGGCGCTGCGCTCTACAAGCTCGACGATCTCTGGGACGGCCGCGCACGCGCCGCCCTGTCGTGAAGCACGTCAAGAACGAGGCCTCTCCCATGATCTCTCTGCTCAACGTTTCGAAGTGGTATGGCGAACACCGGGTGCTGACCGACTGCTCGGCGTACATCGGCCGCGGGGAAGTGGTCGTGATCTGCGGACCGTCGGGCTCCGGCAAGTCCACCTTGATCAAGACCGTCAACGGGCTGGAACCGGTGCAGCAGGGCGAGATCGTGGTGGCCGGCACGCCGGTGACCACGACTGCTCTCAACCGGAAGAAGCCGGATCTCGTCAAGCTGAGGGCACGCGTGGGCATGGTGTTTCAGCACTTCGAACTGTTCCCACACCTTAACGTGTGCCAGAACCTGATGCTCGCGCAAATGCGCGTACTGCATCGCAGCCGCGACGAAGCGGCCGACAAGGCCCGCGCGCTCTTGCAGCGGGTCGGCATGCGCGCCCATGAGGACAAGTTTCCGTCGCAACTATCGGGTGGCCAGCAGCAACGCGTGGCGATTGCGCGGGCGCTTTCGATGGACCCGGTGGCCATGCTGTTCGACGAGCCCACCTCGGCGCTCGATCCGGAAATGGTCAACGAGGTGCTCGACGTCATGACCGGGCTGGCGCAAGAGGGCATGACGATGCTGTGCGTCACGCACGAAATGGGCTTCGCGCGGCGCGTCGCCAATCGCGTCGTGTTCATGGATCAAGGTGCGATTGTCGAGGACGAAGCGAAGGAAGTGTTTTTCGACCGTCCGCGCTCAGCTCGCGCACGCGAGTTTCTCTCCCGGATATTGCATTGATTTCCTCGCCATCCTCTTCAATCGGTAGTCCTTTCGACGGAGCAAACATCATGCGGTTTCGCCATTTTCTGCGCCTCTTCGCGATAGTCGTCCCCCTGTCCTTTGCCGCGGCCACCGCGGCGCAAGCTGAGGACGTCGGCACGCTGACACCCGGCAAGCTCGTCGCCGGCGTGGATGCGAACAACAAGCCCTACTCGTATATCGACGACGGCAAGATGACCGGCTTCGACGTCGAACTGCTGCGCGCCATCGCGACGAAGCTCGGCCTTACCGCCGACTTTCGCGCGCAAGACTTCAGCGGCCTGCTGCCGAGCGTGGCGAACCAGCAGATCGATCTTGCCGCCGGTTCGATTTCCATCACCAAGGAACGCCTGAAGATGGTCGACTTCTCCGAGGGCTACCTGACCGGCCTGCTGAGCGTGGCGACCTTGCCCGACAGTCCGATCACGAGCGACCCCGCTTCGGTAAAGGGCAAGCGCATCGGTGTCGTGCAAGGCACGATCGAGGATACGTATTCGGACAGCTACTTGCCTGGCGCGCAGATCGTGCGCTTTCCGAATCTGAATGCGGGCTTCCTGTCGTTGCGCTCCAAGTTCATTGACGGCTACTTCGTCGACAAGACGCTCGTCGAAGGCTTGCAAGGCAAATATCCGCAGATGAACATTGCCGACAAGCTCGATATCTCCGCGGTCAATCTGCCGGCAGGATTTCCGGTGCACAAGGGTAATGCGAAGCTCGAGGCGGCCTTGAACAAGACCATCGACGAACTCGTCGCCGACGGCACCTGGCTCAAGCTGTACCTGCAGTTCCATCCGGGCTATCCAAAGCCGGCGAACCTGCCGCCGTATGTCATGAAGACCGGCAGCTAGTCTGTACACAAGCGGCATCTAATCAACGCGCAAGACCCACCGACGCAGCAACGAACACGCAACCCGGCGGCCGCCGAACGCTCATCGACCGGCCGCCGACGCTCAGACAGGAGCGAATCATGAATGCCTTCCTGCAGAACTTTCTCGACTGGCCGTTGCTGATCGGGTCGCTGCCCTCGTTGCTATGCACCGGCCTCGTCAATACGCTGGTGCTGTCGCTGTTTTCAACCGTGCTCGGCATCGCGGCCGGCATGGTCCTCGCGTTGATGGCGGTATCGCACACGCGCTGGCTCATGTTGCCCGCACAGGTCTTTATCGACGTGTTTCGCGGCCTGCCCGCCGCGCTCGTCATCCTGCTGGTGGGCCAGGGTCTCGCGCCGGTCGGGCTGGCGATCTTCGGACCTAACCCTTACCCGCTCGCCATCGTTGCGCTGGGCCTGATTTCGTCGGCCTATATCGCGGAGATTTTCCGCTCGGGGATTCAAAGCGTAGGACGCGGACAACTTTCCGCGTGTCAGGCGCTCGGCATGACGTACTGGAGCAGCATGCGCCACGTCATCGTGCCGCAAGGCATCCGCCGCATCTTGCCGGCGCTGGCTAACCAGTTCATTTCGATCGTCAAGGATTCGAGTCTCGTCTACTTTCTCGGCCTGCTGACCTCGCAGCGCGATCTCTTCACCATCGGGCAGAATACGTCCGTCAATACGGCCAACCTGTCGCCGCTGGTGGCCGCCGGCGTGGTCTATCTGCTGATCACGGTGCCGCTCACGCATGCCATCAATCACATCGACCGCTGGACGAACCGTCACGCGAACCCGCGGCAAGGTGGCGCGACGCGCGGGCAACGCAAGGCGCAGGCACCGGCAGCCGAGACGGCTATTGCCGAACAACATCACTAACCTACTCATCCGCATCTAACGGGCCGCCAACACTATGGGACCACAAGTCGAGACTGTCGCCAGCGACACCAGCTTGCCCGCCGAAGTCGATGTCGTCGTGGTCGGCGGCGGGATTATCGGCGTCAGTACCGCGCTTTATCTGAGCAACAAAGGCCTAAGGGTGGCGCTCTGCGAGAAGGGGCATATTGCCGGCGAGCAGTCGAGCCGCAACTGGGGCTGGGTTCGCGTCACCCATCGCGACATGCGCGAATTCGAACTGAGCATCGAAAGCCTGAAGCTGTGGCGCACCCTGGACCGCGATCTCGGCATCGACACCGGTTTCAACCAGTGCGGGATTCTCTACATGACCGAGGACGACAAGGTCATGGAGGGGCATCGCACCTGGCTCGAGAACGCACGCAACCTCGCCGGCGATGCGTTCGATACGCGCGTAGTCGACCCGAAGCATGTCGCCGCCCTGCTGCCTGGCGCGAAGAAATCGTTCAAGGGCGGGCTCTTTACCGCCGGCGACGGCCGCGCCGAACCGCAACGGGCAGCGCCCGCCATCGCCAACGCGTTGCGCAAGCGCGGCGTGAAGATTCTGACGCCCTGCGCGGCACGCGGCATCGAAACGAGCGGCGGCCGGGTCAGCGCGGTCGTCACCGAGCACGGCACGATCCGCTGCCAGAGCGTGGTGGTGGCCGGCGGTGCATGGTCGCGACTGTTCTGCGGCAACCTCGATGTCGACGTGCCGCAACTGCTGGTGAAAGCATCAGTACTTCGAACCGAACCGCTTGAAGGCGGCCCCACCTGCAGTGCGAGCAACAAGCATTTTGCGTTTCGCAAGCGCGCGGATGGAGGTTATACGGTGGCGAATGGATTTCGCACTTACAGCGACCTCACCCCGGACAGCTTCCGTCTGTTCTTCAAGTACATCGAAGCGTTAAAGAGCCAATTGGGCTCCTTGCGTATCGGCATCGGCGCCCGCTTCTTCGAAGAACTGCGGCGCCCGCGGCATTGGGCGCTCGATCAGCCCACCGCCTTCGAACAGGTTCGCACGCTCGATCCCGAGCCGATCGTCCCCTACGTCGACGCGGGGCTGCGCGAGTTCATCAAGGTGTTCCCGCATCTGAGCCATGCGCGCATCGCGCAGCGCTGGGCCG
Above is a genomic segment from Paraburkholderia phenazinium containing:
- a CDS encoding LysR substrate-binding domain-containing protein; amino-acid sequence: MNQRQIEAFRLVMLRGSMTAAAEELGTSQPSISRLIAELEQSTGLALFTRNGGRIQATDAGSAFYREVDRSFVGLEKLVHSAREIRQFGTGRLRLVAAPVLALSFVPTVIERFLAAYPRIAVSLEMRSEGTIQRWASSAYCDIGFSTATPDAFGVTSAELYRLPGVCALPAGHPLTAKKHIHARDLKDQHLILPSYADDTRSALDRVLRQAEVNQVPTIETPYGATICAMVSRGLGIGLVNPLATLDTNPERIVFRPFSPDVLFRGFTVCPQLQHVNPVVQAFLELATETMEREHGHFRSDVVVRA
- a CDS encoding NAD(P)/FAD-dependent oxidoreductase, which translates into the protein MRPDALLFHDDFRLAPYWWDAAPPETSRDPVPERVDLAIVGSGYCGLSAAAEAARQGASVAVLDAAEIGAGGSTRSGGMVSSGQKLALTNAIRGVSSDRLGRLMRESMASFEYLQRLIADEALDADLQITGRFFGAFTQGHFEHLRKQGELLHDKTGVTVHLITRAEQRSIIGSDYYYGGILVDEYGGLHTAKYHRALRGLARRRGASLHSHAAVERIERHGAHFRVQTARGPIEAKHVLVATNGYTGPLLPFFSRRVLPVASYQIATEALPAGLMSALNPGRRMISDSKRNLFYTRPSPDGTRMIFGSRPAIREVDEREAARILYAKMIQLWPALRDVRITHAWKGYVAMTGDKLAHIGEHNGIHYALGCNGNGVALMSYLGQRVAQHLLGLDAAPGAFGEGTFPISVAGMASHWAVPVGAALYKLDDLWDGRARAALS
- a CDS encoding NAD(P)/FAD-dependent oxidoreductase; its protein translation is MGPQVETVASDTSLPAEVDVVVVGGGIIGVSTALYLSNKGLRVALCEKGHIAGEQSSRNWGWVRVTHRDMREFELSIESLKLWRTLDRDLGIDTGFNQCGILYMTEDDKVMEGHRTWLENARNLAGDAFDTRVVDPKHVAALLPGAKKSFKGGLFTAGDGRAEPQRAAPAIANALRKRGVKILTPCAARGIETSGGRVSAVVTEHGTIRCQSVVVAGGAWSRLFCGNLDVDVPQLLVKASVLRTEPLEGGPTCSASNKHFAFRKRADGGYTVANGFRTYSDLTPDSFRLFFKYIEALKSQLGSLRIGIGARFFEELRRPRHWALDQPTAFEQVRTLDPEPIVPYVDAGLREFIKVFPHLSHARIAQRWAGYMDVTPDAIPVISDVDTVPGLFIGTGFSGHGFGIGPAAGKLMADLVANDTALVDPHAFRLSRFSDGTKIVIDAGF
- a CDS encoding leucine-rich repeat-containing protein kinase family protein, which gives rise to MTTTLDQLLAGQLAGTQRLTLACGLREFPREIFDLADTLEILDLSGNALSSLPHDLPRLHKLRILFCSNNRFTELPEVLGQCEQLSMVGFKANRIRTVSGQSLPRALRWLILTDNEVEALPPEIGHCTHLQKLMLAGNRLQSLPSQLSACSRLELIRLAANRLTELPAWLLALPRLSWLAYAGNPFTALLEAAALNETPIADMHWDALELHHRLGEGASGVIHRAAHRIPNEDDRHVAVKLFKGDVTSDGLPYSEMAACINAGTHPNLIPVLGKVKDHPADSHGLVMELIDPQFTNLAGPPSLDSCTRDIYSEDTRFDLASALRIARGIASAAGHLHQQGIMHGDLYAHNILHCGAGRALLGDFGAASFYAVDDPTLAPLLQRIEVRAFGCLLEELIARCDEAGAGSTSASASASATLATLAQLKAACLSETVASRPSFVEIVDTLSTLSGPRQDSCSVRPVP
- a CDS encoding amino acid ABC transporter ATP-binding protein codes for the protein MISLLNVSKWYGEHRVLTDCSAYIGRGEVVVICGPSGSGKSTLIKTVNGLEPVQQGEIVVAGTPVTTTALNRKKPDLVKLRARVGMVFQHFELFPHLNVCQNLMLAQMRVLHRSRDEAADKARALLQRVGMRAHEDKFPSQLSGGQQQRVAIARALSMDPVAMLFDEPTSALDPEMVNEVLDVMTGLAQEGMTMLCVTHEMGFARRVANRVVFMDQGAIVEDEAKEVFFDRPRSARAREFLSRILH
- a CDS encoding fimbrial biogenesis chaperone translates to MTGRGAPGAQGLIAGSLLLSFAVVASASTLQISPVTVDLSPGENASGITLRNPGDTPLYGQVRVFRWDQANGDDVLTPTTDLAASPPLIQIPAHSDQLIRLVRAIPAPPSGEQSYRLLIDELPAPDEPVANGVTIRLRYSVPVFVEPAGTAGVPALSWHLMHDNGHWVLRVDNSGSRRAQIAAVQLLDGTGNPYDINKGLLGYALAGRGRQWQVTLPPDTAPSGVMKIRAQVNALPAEATLGTQ
- a CDS encoding ABC transporter substrate-binding protein — encoded protein: MRFRHFLRLFAIVVPLSFAAATAAQAEDVGTLTPGKLVAGVDANNKPYSYIDDGKMTGFDVELLRAIATKLGLTADFRAQDFSGLLPSVANQQIDLAAGSISITKERLKMVDFSEGYLTGLLSVATLPDSPITSDPASVKGKRIGVVQGTIEDTYSDSYLPGAQIVRFPNLNAGFLSLRSKFIDGYFVDKTLVEGLQGKYPQMNIADKLDISAVNLPAGFPVHKGNAKLEAALNKTIDELVADGTWLKLYLQFHPGYPKPANLPPYVMKTGS
- a CDS encoding Csu type fimbrial protein, producing the protein MKRQILTVATAVALMFGASLPIADAATYSNGTATATLTVSLTLQANCSIAASPLNFGTNGVLATAINQQTNVAVTCTNTTPYNVGLDAGTVTGSSVTSRLMAGTATGNTATTVGFQLYQDSGHTTVWGNTQGTNTVAGTGTGAAQSIAVYGQVPAQSTPKPDTYQTTVTATVYF
- a CDS encoding amino acid ABC transporter permease yields the protein MNAFLQNFLDWPLLIGSLPSLLCTGLVNTLVLSLFSTVLGIAAGMVLALMAVSHTRWLMLPAQVFIDVFRGLPAALVILLVGQGLAPVGLAIFGPNPYPLAIVALGLISSAYIAEIFRSGIQSVGRGQLSACQALGMTYWSSMRHVIVPQGIRRILPALANQFISIVKDSSLVYFLGLLTSQRDLFTIGQNTSVNTANLSPLVAAGVVYLLITVPLTHAINHIDRWTNRHANPRQGGATRGQRKAQAPAAETAIAEQHH